A single Dechloromonas denitrificans DNA region contains:
- the gatB gene encoding Asp-tRNA(Asn)/Glu-tRNA(Gln) amidotransferase subunit GatB translates to MNQWEVVIGIETHAQLATVSKIFSGASTAFGAAPNTQACAVDLALPGVLPVLNKKAVDCAIRFGLAIGAEVAQKSVFARKNYFYPDLPKGYQISQMDLPVVVGGTITLQVGQGDKAYEKLVRLTRAHLEEDAGKSLHEDFHGKSGIDLNRAGTPLLEIVSEPDMRSSDEAVAYAKSLHALVRWIGICDGNMQEGSFRCDANVSVRPKGQAEFGTRREIKNLNSFRFLKEAIDFEVQWQINEIEEGRRIQQATVLFDPDTGETRMMRSKEDAHDYRYFPDPDLLPLVISSDWIDRVKGELPELPGQMRERFINDLGLSAYDARTLTASQEMADYFEATVALAGKANAKPCANWVMVDLAARLNKEGKDLTESPVGAAQLAGLVLRIADNTISNNIAKKIFEALWNGEGATADEVIEKQGLKQITDTGAIEALVDEVLAANAANVAEFKAGKEKAFNALVGQVMKAAKGKANPQQVNDLLRLKLTA, encoded by the coding sequence ATGAATCAGTGGGAAGTAGTGATCGGCATCGAAACGCACGCGCAACTGGCGACCGTTTCGAAAATTTTCTCCGGTGCTTCGACGGCTTTTGGCGCCGCGCCAAATACGCAAGCCTGCGCAGTCGACCTGGCTTTGCCCGGTGTTTTGCCGGTGCTAAACAAGAAGGCCGTCGATTGCGCCATCCGCTTCGGGCTGGCGATCGGTGCCGAGGTGGCGCAGAAATCGGTATTCGCCCGCAAGAATTATTTCTATCCCGATTTGCCCAAGGGTTACCAGATCAGCCAGATGGACCTGCCGGTAGTCGTTGGCGGCACCATCACGTTGCAGGTCGGCCAGGGCGACAAGGCTTATGAAAAGCTGGTTCGCCTGACCCGCGCCCACCTGGAAGAGGACGCCGGCAAGTCGCTGCACGAAGATTTCCACGGCAAATCCGGTATCGACCTCAATCGGGCCGGTACGCCGCTGCTCGAAATCGTTTCCGAACCCGACATGCGGTCCTCCGACGAGGCCGTCGCCTACGCCAAATCGTTGCACGCGCTGGTCCGCTGGATCGGTATATGCGACGGCAACATGCAGGAAGGCTCATTCCGCTGCGACGCCAACGTCTCGGTTCGCCCCAAGGGCCAGGCCGAATTCGGTACCCGGCGCGAAATCAAGAACCTCAACTCCTTCCGTTTTCTCAAGGAGGCGATCGACTTCGAGGTCCAGTGGCAGATCAACGAAATCGAAGAAGGCCGCCGGATTCAGCAGGCCACCGTACTGTTCGATCCGGATACTGGCGAAACGCGGATGATGCGGAGCAAGGAAGATGCGCATGACTACCGCTACTTCCCCGATCCGGATCTGTTGCCACTGGTCATTTCCAGCGACTGGATCGATCGCGTCAAGGGCGAGCTGCCGGAGTTGCCGGGCCAGATGCGCGAGCGCTTTATCAACGATCTCGGGCTGTCGGCCTATGATGCCCGGACGCTGACCGCCAGCCAGGAAATGGCCGATTATTTCGAGGCCACCGTCGCGCTTGCCGGCAAGGCCAACGCCAAGCCCTGTGCCAACTGGGTAATGGTCGATCTGGCCGCCCGCCTGAACAAAGAAGGCAAGGATCTCACCGAGTCGCCCGTTGGCGCTGCGCAATTGGCCGGGTTGGTGCTGCGCATTGCCGACAACACCATTTCAAACAACATCGCCAAAAAGATTTTCGAGGCTTTGTGGAATGGTGAAGGGGCGACGGCCGACGAGGTTATCGAAAAGCAGGGGTTGAAGCAGATCACCGATACCGGCGCCATCGAGGCGCTGGTTGATGAGGTCCTCGCCGCCAATGCGGCCAATGTCGCTGAATTCAAGGCTGGCAAGGAGAAAGCCTTCAACGCATTGGTCGGTCAGGTGATGAAGGCGGCGAAGGGCAAGGCCAATCCGCAACAGGTCAATGATCTGTTGCGCCTGAAACTGACGGCCTGA
- the pyrE gene encoding orotate phosphoribosyltransferase, translated as MDFRQDFIEFALANQVLRFGEFKTKAGRLSPYFFNAGLFNDGNSLGRLAEFYAKATEAGGIRFDMLFGPAYKGIPLVAAIAIALAQRGQNFPFAYNRKEAKDHGEGGSIVGAPLTGRVLIVDDVISAGTSVRESVELIRAAGATPAGVLIALDRQERGQGELSAVQEVQRDYGIPVVAVAGLGDLMAYLEHHPEFAAYRAAVANYREQYGINA; from the coding sequence ATGGATTTTCGTCAGGATTTCATCGAGTTTGCCCTCGCCAACCAAGTGCTGCGTTTTGGCGAGTTCAAGACCAAGGCGGGGCGGCTTTCGCCTTATTTCTTCAATGCCGGCCTGTTCAATGACGGCAACTCTCTTGGTCGCCTGGCCGAATTTTACGCCAAAGCCACCGAGGCTGGCGGCATCCGCTTTGATATGCTGTTCGGCCCCGCCTACAAAGGTATCCCGCTGGTCGCGGCGATTGCCATCGCCCTCGCTCAGCGCGGACAGAATTTCCCGTTCGCTTACAACCGCAAGGAAGCCAAGGACCATGGGGAAGGCGGCAGCATCGTCGGCGCCCCGCTCACCGGTCGCGTCCTGATCGTGGACGACGTGATTTCAGCCGGCACCTCGGTGCGTGAATCAGTCGAACTGATTCGTGCCGCCGGCGCCACGCCGGCCGGGGTACTGATCGCGCTGGATCGGCAGGAGCGCGGACAGGGCGAACTTTCCGCCGTCCAGGAGGTGCAACGCGACTATGGCATTCCAGTCGTTGCCGTGGCTGGTCTCGGCGACCTGATGGCCTACCTCGAACACCACCCTGAATTTGCCGCATACCGCGCGGCAGTTGCCAATTACCGGGAGCAATACGGCATCAATGCCTAA
- a CDS encoding exodeoxyribonuclease III, whose product MLRIISLNLNGIRSAWSKKLLPWAVAQQADVICLQELKAQLPDLTPEMLGPDGMHAFYHCAEKKGYSGVGIWSRREPDRVVEGFDAGEFDAEGRYIRADFGNLSVISLYLPSGSSSPERQEAKFRFLDAFFPQMLALRAEGREIVLCGDWNIAHQQIDLKNWKSNQKNSGFLPEERAWLSRVFDEMGWVDVYRRLHPDATGDSYTWWSNRGQAWAKNVGWRIDYQIATPGLAALAQRAEIYKAERFSDHAPLIIDYEIA is encoded by the coding sequence ATGTTACGCATCATCTCCCTCAATCTCAATGGAATCCGTTCCGCCTGGAGCAAAAAATTGCTGCCCTGGGCGGTTGCCCAGCAGGCTGACGTCATTTGCCTGCAGGAATTAAAAGCCCAATTGCCGGACCTTACGCCGGAAATGCTTGGGCCGGACGGCATGCATGCCTTTTATCACTGCGCCGAAAAGAAAGGTTACAGCGGTGTCGGCATCTGGAGCCGGCGGGAACCCGATCGGGTCGTCGAAGGTTTTGATGCCGGCGAATTCGATGCCGAAGGGCGTTATATCCGGGCCGATTTCGGCAATCTGTCGGTGATTTCGCTCTATCTGCCCTCGGGGTCATCATCGCCGGAACGGCAAGAGGCAAAGTTCCGTTTTCTCGACGCCTTTTTCCCGCAGATGCTTGCGCTGCGGGCAGAGGGCCGGGAGATCGTGCTCTGTGGCGACTGGAATATCGCGCATCAGCAAATCGATCTGAAAAACTGGAAGTCGAATCAGAAAAACTCCGGCTTCCTGCCCGAAGAGCGCGCCTGGTTGAGTCGGGTGTTCGACGAGATGGGTTGGGTCGATGTCTATCGCCGGCTACATCCGGATGCGACCGGCGATTCCTACACCTGGTGGAGCAATCGCGGCCAGGCCTGGGCCAAGAACGTCGGCTGGCGAATCGATTACCAGATCGCCACGCCGGGTCTCGCGGCGCTGGCCCAGCGAGCTGAAATATATAAGGCCGAGCGATTCTCCGACCACGCGCCGTTGATCATCGATTATGAAATTGCATAA
- a CDS encoding DUF883 family protein: MAEQFTTANKDKLVSDLRVVISDTEELLRATAGAAGEKVGDLRERLSLRLRDAKERLIDLEAAVVEKTKAAARATDDFVHEEPWKAVGVAAALGLALGVLIGRR; the protein is encoded by the coding sequence ATGGCTGAACAATTCACCACTGCAAATAAAGACAAGCTGGTTTCCGACTTGCGTGTCGTTATTTCCGATACCGAAGAGTTGCTGCGTGCTACGGCTGGTGCTGCCGGTGAGAAGGTTGGCGATCTGCGCGAGCGTCTTAGCCTGCGTCTGCGCGATGCCAAGGAGCGCCTGATTGATCTCGAAGCGGCCGTGGTCGAAAAAACCAAGGCAGCGGCTCGTGCCACCGATGATTTCGTCCATGAAGAGCCGTGGAAAGCGGTCGGCGTTGCCGCTGCTCTGGGTCTTGCCCTTGGCGTGTTGATCGGCCGTCGCTAA
- a CDS encoding phage holin family protein: MTDQAGGEGSREGLFAALKNIVATLIAIGRTRAELLVTELEEEKYRLMSLWSKAIGAAFMLCLGIIMAVFCLALAFWEQRVFLFGAFAVMFIGGGLLLIGSLKSQASQPSKLFRTSLSELEADMAQLRRRAKEAE; encoded by the coding sequence ATGACTGATCAGGCAGGTGGCGAAGGAAGCCGGGAGGGGCTTTTCGCCGCCTTGAAAAATATCGTCGCGACACTGATCGCGATCGGCCGGACGCGTGCCGAATTGCTGGTGACCGAGCTGGAAGAGGAGAAGTATCGCCTCATGTCGCTCTGGTCGAAGGCCATCGGCGCAGCGTTCATGCTCTGTCTCGGCATCATCATGGCGGTATTTTGTCTGGCGCTGGCTTTCTGGGAGCAGCGTGTATTTCTCTTTGGTGCCTTCGCCGTCATGTTCATTGGCGGCGGGTTGCTCCTGATCGGCTCGCTGAAAAGCCAGGCCAGTCAGCCGAGCAAACTTTTCCGGACAAGTCTGTCCGAGCTCGAAGCAGACATGGCGCAACTGCGCCGGCGGGCCAAAGAGGCCGAATGA
- a CDS encoding YqjK-like family protein: MNSKQLDLATRRGMLKARIDEQRRALGQHAVPLQAALARGDSVLKGVDWFKHHPLAIGAAVAAVVVARPKQAWRWAKRGFLIWRGWQVVRSSLAAIR; this comes from the coding sequence ATGAACAGCAAGCAGCTTGATCTGGCGACCCGGCGGGGTATGCTCAAGGCGCGCATCGACGAGCAGCGGCGTGCTCTGGGCCAGCACGCCGTGCCTTTGCAGGCTGCTCTGGCCCGGGGGGATAGCGTGCTCAAGGGCGTGGACTGGTTCAAACATCATCCGCTGGCAATTGGCGCAGCTGTAGCGGCCGTCGTGGTGGCGCGCCCGAAACAGGCCTGGCGCTGGGCAAAACGCGGATTTTTGATCTGGCGCGGCTGGCAGGTTGTCCGCAGTTCGCTCGCTGCAATACGCTGA
- a CDS encoding AmpG family muropeptide MFS transporter yields the protein MPAWLAALLTRKMLICIFTGFSSGLPLYLLLNLLPAWLRSEGVDLKTIGFFALIQFPYTWKFLWSPLLDRFSVPGFGRRRGWMLLTQGGLLFTIGSLGGLNPQENIWPILWLAALLAFLSGTQDIAVDAYRREILNDEELGLGNAVHVNAYRIAGLIPGSLSLILADRLPWNEVFWITSAFMLPGMAMAWLVSEPLVKGAPKTLRQAVTEPFHEFIGRQGWRGALMVLGFIFLYKVGDSLCTALATPFYLDMGFTKTDIGLIAKHAGLWPAVIGALLGGLWMVRLGINRALWLFGVVQLVSIFGFAWLAAQGHYDSIGGSERLALAFVIGLEALGVGLGTAAFVAFIARSTHPAYTATQMALFTSLAAVPRTFINASAGWLVEMLGWYSFFWLCAALAVPGMLLLLKVAPWHKRAEAITHRA from the coding sequence ATGCCGGCCTGGCTCGCAGCACTGCTCACCCGGAAGATGCTGATCTGCATCTTCACCGGCTTCAGTTCCGGGCTGCCGCTCTATCTGCTGCTCAACCTGCTGCCGGCCTGGCTGCGCAGTGAGGGCGTCGATCTGAAAACGATCGGCTTCTTCGCCCTGATCCAGTTTCCCTATACCTGGAAATTCCTCTGGTCGCCGCTGCTCGACCGTTTCAGCGTCCCCGGCTTCGGCCGCCGGAGGGGCTGGATGCTGCTCACCCAAGGCGGCCTGCTGTTCACCATCGGCTCGCTTGGCGGATTGAATCCGCAGGAAAACATCTGGCCCATCCTGTGGCTGGCCGCGCTGCTTGCCTTCCTCTCGGGAACCCAGGATATTGCCGTCGATGCCTACCGCCGGGAAATCCTGAACGATGAGGAACTCGGCCTAGGCAACGCGGTGCACGTCAACGCCTACCGGATCGCCGGACTGATACCCGGCTCGCTGTCGCTGATCCTGGCCGACCGCCTGCCGTGGAATGAAGTGTTCTGGATCACCAGCGCCTTCATGCTGCCCGGCATGGCCATGGCCTGGCTGGTCAGCGAACCGCTGGTCAAGGGTGCGCCAAAAACCCTGCGCCAGGCGGTGACCGAGCCTTTCCACGAATTCATCGGCCGGCAGGGCTGGCGCGGCGCCCTGATGGTGCTCGGCTTCATCTTCCTCTACAAGGTCGGCGACAGCCTGTGCACCGCCCTGGCCACCCCGTTCTACCTCGACATGGGTTTCACGAAGACCGATATCGGCCTGATCGCCAAACACGCCGGGCTATGGCCGGCGGTTATCGGTGCCTTGCTGGGCGGCCTGTGGATGGTCCGCCTGGGCATCAACCGAGCCCTGTGGCTATTCGGCGTGGTTCAACTGGTGTCGATCTTCGGCTTTGCCTGGCTCGCCGCCCAAGGCCACTACGACAGCATCGGGGGCAGCGAACGCCTGGCCCTGGCCTTCGTCATCGGCCTCGAAGCGCTCGGCGTCGGGCTGGGCACGGCGGCCTTTGTCGCCTTCATCGCCCGCTCCACACATCCCGCCTATACCGCGACGCAGATGGCCCTGTTCACCAGCCTGGCGGCAGTCCCGCGCACCTTCATCAATGCTTCGGCCGGCTGGCTGGTTGAGATGCTCGGTTGGTACAGCTTTTTCTGGTTATGCGCCGCGCTAGCCGTACCGGGCATGCTCCTGCTGCTGAAAGTGGCGCCCTGGCACAAGCGTGCCGAGGCAATCACTCACCGCGCCTGA
- the metW gene encoding methionine biosynthesis protein MetW — MTHTLGRPDFDVIAGWIEPGHRVLDLGCGDGTLLRHLIDTRGVQGWGVEIDDANILAAIRNGINVIQGNLERGLDVFADQAVDHVVLSRTLQTVRHTEGILREMLRVGREAVVSFPNFAYWKNLRSVLDGRMPVSEDLPYQWYDSPNVRFFTLLDFEALCAQMGLIVRERSVLDEAGNPVENEVNFLGSLAVYRLTRAR, encoded by the coding sequence ATGACGCATACCCTGGGCCGCCCCGACTTCGACGTCATCGCCGGCTGGATCGAGCCGGGCCACCGCGTCCTCGACCTCGGTTGCGGCGATGGCACACTGCTCCGCCACCTGATCGACACCCGTGGCGTGCAGGGCTGGGGCGTCGAAATCGACGATGCCAACATCCTGGCCGCCATCCGCAACGGAATCAACGTCATCCAGGGCAACCTGGAGCGTGGCCTCGACGTATTTGCCGACCAGGCTGTCGATCACGTTGTTCTGTCGCGCACCTTGCAGACCGTCCGGCACACCGAAGGAATCCTCCGCGAAATGCTGCGCGTCGGCCGCGAGGCGGTGGTCTCCTTCCCCAATTTCGCTTACTGGAAGAATCTGCGCTCGGTGCTTGATGGCCGCATGCCGGTGTCCGAAGACCTCCCCTATCAGTGGTACGACTCGCCCAACGTGCGCTTTTTCACTTTGCTCGATTTCGAGGCGTTGTGCGCGCAAATGGGCCTGATCGTCCGCGAGCGGAGCGTCCTCGATGAAGCCGGCAACCCGGTCGAGAATGAAGTCAATTTCCTCGGCAGTCTCGCCGTCTATCGCCTGACGCGCGCCCGCTGA
- the metX gene encoding homoserine O-succinyltransferase MetX, with product MSGQSVGVVHSQHAHFDQPLHLRSGGVLPAYDLVYETYGSLNASKSNAILVCHALSGHHHVAGHYAEQPENIGWWDNIVGPGRPLDTDRFFIVGLNNLGGCHGSTGPSSLNPATGKPWGADFPIVAVNDWVHAQARLADLLGIDSWAAVMGGSLGGMQALRWTITYPERVRHAIVIAAAPKLSAQNIAFNDVARQAILTDPDFHGGHYYEHNTRPLRGLRLARMLGHITYLSDDQMGEKFGRELRNGSFSFDFDVEFEVESYLRYQGDKFAGYFDANTYLLMTKALDYFDPSRENNGDLKATMARTKAGFLIASFTTDWRFTPARSKEIVAALLANGRNVSYAEIDLNFGHDSFLMDDAHYHGVVDAYLRNIKL from the coding sequence ATGTCAGGACAATCCGTCGGCGTCGTCCATTCGCAGCACGCCCACTTTGATCAGCCGCTGCACCTGCGCAGCGGCGGGGTTCTCCCGGCCTACGATCTGGTCTATGAGACGTATGGCTCGCTGAATGCCTCCAAGTCGAATGCCATCCTGGTCTGTCACGCGCTTTCCGGCCATCACCACGTGGCCGGGCATTACGCCGAACAGCCGGAGAACATTGGCTGGTGGGACAACATCGTCGGCCCCGGCCGCCCGCTCGATACCGACAGGTTCTTCATCGTTGGCCTGAACAATCTCGGCGGCTGCCATGGCTCTACCGGGCCGTCCTCGCTGAATCCAGCCACCGGCAAGCCATGGGGTGCCGACTTCCCGATCGTTGCGGTAAATGACTGGGTGCATGCCCAGGCCCGACTGGCTGATCTGCTCGGCATCGACAGCTGGGCGGCGGTCATGGGCGGCAGTCTTGGCGGCATGCAGGCCTTGCGCTGGACCATCACCTATCCGGAGCGGGTGCGCCACGCCATTGTGATCGCGGCGGCGCCCAAACTCTCTGCACAGAATATCGCCTTCAACGACGTCGCCCGGCAGGCCATCCTGACCGACCCCGATTTTCACGGCGGCCATTATTACGAGCACAACACCCGACCGCTACGTGGCTTGCGCCTGGCCCGAATGCTCGGCCACATAACCTACCTGTCGGACGATCAGATGGGTGAAAAATTCGGCCGCGAGCTGCGCAATGGCTCGTTCTCCTTCGATTTCGACGTCGAATTCGAAGTGGAATCCTATCTGCGCTACCAGGGCGACAAGTTCGCCGGCTATTTCGATGCGAACACCTACCTGTTGATGACCAAGGCACTCGATTATTTCGATCCGTCGCGGGAAAACAACGGTGATCTGAAGGCCACCATGGCCCGCACCAAGGCGGGTTTCCTGATTGCGTCCTTCACCACCGACTGGCGCTTTACGCCGGCCCGCTCCAAGGAAATCGTCGCCGCCCTGCTGGCCAACGGCCGCAACGTCTCCTATGCGGAAATCGATCTCAACTTCGGCCATGATTCATTCCTGATGGATGACGCGCACTATCACGGCGTGGTCGATGCCTATCTGCGGAACATCAAGCTATGA
- a CDS encoding PilZ domain-containing protein gives MLDQRRHQRIRFSVPPLVRIGHGGAIGEGWIENLSVSGLMARTNLALEVGHTAGCEFSLFGSPIIDVPAMVVSRVGDLFGARFQTGPINQVLIDDAINAALASGQASILAVRELAGRRVMRISGGLNGALRNDFMHALTRVGVDEIDLEAVTAVDQSGLALCLVATGRHGVVIGAQSECFAGAWKLALAIPGATGNI, from the coding sequence ATGCTGGATCAAAGACGGCACCAGAGAATTCGTTTTAGTGTGCCGCCCTTGGTCAGAATCGGCCACGGCGGAGCCATCGGTGAGGGGTGGATCGAGAATCTCTCGGTATCGGGACTGATGGCGCGGACCAACCTCGCCCTTGAGGTTGGTCACACGGCGGGTTGCGAGTTCTCGCTGTTCGGATCGCCGATCATCGATGTGCCGGCAATGGTCGTCAGTCGGGTTGGCGACCTGTTTGGCGCCCGCTTCCAGACCGGGCCGATCAACCAGGTCCTGATCGACGATGCGATCAACGCGGCACTGGCCAGCGGCCAGGCCTCGATTCTCGCTGTCCGCGAACTTGCCGGGCGCCGGGTCATGCGCATTTCCGGCGGTCTGAACGGTGCATTGCGCAATGACTTCATGCATGCCCTGACCCGGGTTGGCGTTGATGAGATTGATCTTGAGGCCGTTACGGCCGTCGATCAGAGCGGTCTGGCCCTATGCCTGGTGGCGACTGGTCGCCATGGGGTGGTTATCGGAGCTCAGTCGGAATGCTTCGCCGGTGCGTGGAAATTGGCGCTGGCGATACCGGGTGCAACGGGGAATATTTGA
- a CDS encoding TonB-dependent receptor plug domain-containing protein: MVLVQQSFRRRCNPLVLALAGVWLAGTAAAAEDDENLYFSDLPIVASVSRLPQRLSEVPASVTVIDRDMIRASGARNFADLLRLVPGFQVTPPNQESAVVAYHGLSNEEYTPRVQVLIDGRSQYSPLFNSGVNWNLLPVVLENIERIEVIRGSNTVSYGSNAFLGVVNIITQDTSQTQGWMIAANHGNASIRDETVRWGGRSGPVDVRMTYHQLGDSGFRKMFDANRWFDPHDSRHSKVFDLRVDAPLGDRDELQFTLSHASDISQYGRPNSLTDPFRDLSQSSTALSGQWRRVLGEGSEVKIRYSHVEDWASGAYQERLSYADKNSVTQTYYYPANPGGESRIDEIDFEHLFSPSAKTRFVWGMSGKWTALSSYQQFSTKDWQQRSSHRIFGNLEWRPDKEWLFNLGGSFENDSVVGELFDPRASVSYHLFQDHTLRFVASRAHRTPSLYEAYGNTSKAAAGTVSPVDRTFYAKPGLKAERIDTLELGYLGQYKPWRASFDFRAFHERSPNRITIIPYAPPATAADDKFEDSAHPYGRADSALNLERVTIQGYEYQANWQALERTRLLYSYAYIRTYAFLSSEDMVVDAANNIAKISRQTSESAPRRSQSLMVIQKLPFDLEASLMYYKSGWMRWRRNSYTSPYERVDWRLAWPFKLGSSRAEVAYTAQMANHSIEGRRETRVANEMHWLSLRLDF; encoded by the coding sequence ATGGTGCTGGTACAACAATCGTTTCGTCGGCGATGCAACCCCCTGGTTCTGGCCCTGGCTGGTGTCTGGCTGGCGGGAACCGCCGCCGCCGCAGAGGACGATGAAAATCTCTACTTCAGCGATCTGCCGATTGTCGCCTCGGTCAGCCGCTTGCCGCAGCGGCTCTCCGAGGTGCCTGCATCGGTGACGGTAATCGATCGGGACATGATCCGGGCTTCTGGTGCCCGCAATTTTGCCGATCTGTTGCGTCTGGTGCCCGGTTTTCAGGTTACACCGCCGAATCAGGAGAGCGCCGTTGTTGCCTACCATGGCTTGAGCAACGAGGAATACACGCCACGAGTCCAAGTGTTGATTGATGGTCGTTCGCAGTATTCGCCGCTATTCAACTCCGGGGTGAACTGGAACTTGTTGCCGGTGGTGCTTGAGAATATCGAGCGGATCGAAGTGATTCGTGGCTCCAATACGGTTTCCTACGGCTCGAATGCCTTTCTCGGTGTGGTCAACATCATTACTCAGGATACATCGCAAACTCAGGGCTGGATGATTGCGGCGAATCATGGGAACGCCTCGATTCGCGATGAAACAGTCCGCTGGGGTGGACGGAGCGGCCCGGTCGATGTCCGCATGACCTATCACCAACTGGGCGACTCCGGATTCCGGAAAATGTTCGATGCCAACCGTTGGTTCGATCCGCATGACAGTCGCCACTCCAAGGTTTTTGATTTGCGCGTCGATGCGCCTCTGGGTGATCGGGACGAACTGCAATTTACCCTCAGCCATGCGTCTGATATCTCGCAATACGGCCGTCCGAACAGTCTGACCGATCCGTTTCGCGATCTGAGTCAGAGCAGTACGGCGCTGAGTGGTCAGTGGCGTCGCGTTCTCGGCGAAGGCTCAGAAGTGAAAATCCGTTATTCCCATGTCGAAGACTGGGCATCTGGGGCCTATCAGGAGCGTCTTTCCTACGCCGACAAGAACAGCGTGACGCAGACTTATTATTACCCCGCTAATCCAGGGGGTGAGTCGCGGATCGACGAAATCGACTTTGAACACCTGTTTTCCCCTTCGGCAAAAACCCGTTTCGTCTGGGGAATGAGTGGAAAATGGACTGCGCTTTCCTCGTATCAGCAGTTCTCCACCAAGGACTGGCAGCAGCGTTCGTCGCACCGTATTTTCGGCAATCTGGAATGGCGGCCAGATAAGGAGTGGTTGTTCAACCTGGGGGGGAGCTTCGAAAACGATTCGGTGGTCGGTGAACTGTTCGATCCGCGGGCCAGTGTCAGCTACCATCTTTTCCAGGATCACACGTTGCGTTTCGTGGCGTCCCGTGCCCATCGTACTCCCAGCCTTTACGAAGCCTATGGCAATACCTCGAAAGCAGCGGCCGGAACGGTTTCCCCGGTTGACCGTACGTTCTACGCGAAGCCCGGCCTCAAGGCCGAACGGATTGACACGCTGGAGCTGGGCTATCTTGGCCAGTACAAACCCTGGCGAGCGAGTTTCGATTTTCGGGCCTTTCATGAGCGTAGTCCGAACCGGATCACCATCATTCCCTATGCTCCGCCGGCGACTGCGGCCGACGACAAGTTTGAGGACTCAGCACATCCTTACGGACGGGCCGATTCGGCACTCAATCTCGAGCGGGTCACCATTCAGGGTTATGAATATCAGGCCAACTGGCAAGCCCTGGAAAGAACCCGGCTGCTCTACAGCTACGCCTATATCCGCACCTACGCCTTCTTAAGCAGCGAGGACATGGTTGTCGATGCCGCCAACAACATCGCGAAAATATCCCGCCAAACCAGCGAGTCGGCGCCGCGCCGCTCGCAGTCGTTGATGGTCATTCAGAAACTTCCGTTCGATCTGGAAGCTTCGCTGATGTATTACAAGAGCGGCTGGATGCGCTGGCGGCGGAATTCTTATACCAGCCCATACGAACGCGTGGACTGGCGCCTGGCTTGGCCTTTCAAGCTCGGCAGTTCGCGGGCCGAGGTGGCGTATACCGCCCAGATGGCGAATCACAGCATTGAGGGGCGGCGTGAAACGCGGGTGGCCAACGAGATGCACTGGCTTTCGTTGCGCCTGGATTTCTAG